The following is a genomic window from Trichomycterus rosablanca isolate fTriRos1 chromosome 24, fTriRos1.hap1, whole genome shotgun sequence.
ACGTGGgatacagaatcatgcccatctgTTGTTAtgctagacagatagatagatactttatttatcccgaaggaaataaTTATCCTCTATcagctgttatggctgataggggACACGGAGGCGTGGTTTCTTAAATTGGCAGTCTACGCGCCTCATCATGCATGAAATCTCTTAAGCTGAAGGTACTGCTATTCCATTCCAGTTTTTTCTCACATAATGTTGGCAAACCATGAAGCCAGGCTCAGTCCGGTGTGCTTTTGGCATCTTCTCTTTGAGCTCCCAGTTTCCTGTCTCTGTGGCCTGCGCAGAGGCGTGAACTCAACCAAACTTTTGAAATGAATGTCTATTGCGAGACAGGCCTTCTCATCCGACATCAGTGCTTGACCTTACAAGTGCTTGTGTGACTACATcctgtgaaaagccttcccagaggagtaaAGACTGAACTGGGAAAGGGGGGGGGGCAATTCCATTTAAATGTGCGTAGTTCAAGCTTACAATCaagcgtctacatacttttggtcatatagtgtgttTGGAACTGTACAGATGAATCTTAATGTTACTATCAGTGCTACAAACCTCCTTGAACCAACATTTaacgtccacatatttttagGTGAACATGGTCGTGACTGCTGTAATGGATCTAGAGAAACTTCCACTGACAACTCAAACTGAGCTCCTAAAGAGGTTCTGGAAGTACCAGGTGGACAATTATTTATCAGTTACTGGATCTTTCGACACCATCGACAAGTTCTACAAGGGCGTCTGTGGAATTGTACAAGCAGGTACTCCAGGGAGGAGGTCCTTTGAGAATGAGACCTCTTTCAGGTAATCTTGTAAATTACAGAACAGAGCCAGATCAAAGAATAAACATAATATCAAGATTACAATCCAAAGTAAAAGCATCTGTAATTGATGCTAGAAAAAGCAAGACAGATGAAGAGGACAACTGTCCCATCTGCTTGGACTCGTTCACTGACCAGACGAAGCTGAAATGTGGTCACGGCTTTTGCAAGGAGTGTCTGGAGAATTCGGTGAAGAGCATCGGGAAAACCTGCCCACTGTGTAAGAAAGTCTTTGGAACCCTGATAGGAAACCAACCTCGTGGAACAATGAACGTCAAGCACTGTAAATACAACAGCCTTCCTGGTTACTCTAACTGCGGCGTGATTGAGATTAATTACAACATCCCAGGTGGAACCCAGACGGTAAGAGAACCTTCCTTTGTCTTTCTAAcatggtgacttctctgtgctcatataaatagggcAAAATTGACTGCCCTTGAGTTACTTTATGCAAAATTTGTCTGATCTAATGCAGAATTATTTAGAACACACTGTCTGACATTAGAACCTATTAGAACATGGCCTTCCACAGCCAAGCGAGTTTTATATCATCAGAAAGCAAGAGCtttttgtttctatttattGTTCATGGGTGTGGCCAaacatatgttatatatatattatatgggcacagagaggtCACCACTTGTAGTCAGTCATAACCAGTAATGTGGAATTAAGAGGCCACAAAGTGAAACGACtttatagaactttctacaccccGAGATAAACCAGACTGAGTGATTAAGtattaaaaactttaaatatttttgacccagcacaTTAACATGCAccacatgaccaaaagtttttggacacctgagcgtgGGCTGGTCAAAAATCCTGTTCCAAAACCACAAGCATTTATACTGAATCTTTGTTTTGTTGTGgctttaatatcatccactCACGGGGGGAGCCTTTCTACAAGAGTTTGGAGTCtttctgtgagaatttgtggcaGAAACAACTAAAATCAGTCATTAgggtggtgtccacatatttttagaCATAACATGTATATAATACTCGTGTACTTTGCGTTTGTTCATTTGTTGTACATTTCTATGTAGCATGAACATCCAAACCCTGGGAGAACTTATCATGGAACCAGTCGCACAGCGTACTTACCTGATAACCCAGAAGGGAATCACGTCCTCGATCTGCTGAGGAGAGCGTTCGATCAAAGACTCATCTTCACCGTCGGAACCTCCAGAACTTCTGGAATGAACGATGCAGTTATCTGGAACGAAGTTTATCACAAGACGAACACGCATGGCGGCTCTCAGAAGTAAGAGAAGCTCCTGATCCTCCTCAGCCCtgatcatttattatattattaaaatcattCTATCATTTCCTCCACAGTTTCGGCTACCCGGACCCGGAGTACCTGAAGAGAGTGAAGGAGGAGCTGAAGGCCAAAGGAATCGAGTGAGGAGAGAAAAGACGGAATTCAGACTGTAACTGTGGGGAAACGGTTCTGAAAAATGAATGAAGTGTCCAGAAATATATGAAAATAACGATGATAAACTGAAATATAAACAGTTGATTAGTCAGTTTTTATTTGAGTGACGGTGTTTCAAGATTAATGAAgtctatatggtcaaaagtatttggacacatgagcacaagcttgttggatgttacacctgttagcaactagtggctaaaacacatgaattaaataaCTGaaagggcgtccacatacttttgcctatatagtgtatatggattaataataa
Proteins encoded in this region:
- the LOC134302118 gene encoding E3 ubiquitin-protein ligase DTX3L-like, coding for MVVTAVMDLEKLPLTTQTELLKRFWKYQVDNYLSVTGSFDTIDKFYKGVCGIVQAGTPGRRSFENETSFRKSKTDEEDNCPICLDSFTDQTKLKCGHGFCKECLENSVKSIGKTCPLCKKVFGTLIGNQPRGTMNVKHCKYNSLPGYSNCGVIEINYNIPGGTQTHEHPNPGRTYHGTSRTAYLPDNPEGNHVLDLLRRAFDQRLIFTVGTSRTSGMNDAVIWNEVYHKTNTHGGSQNFGYPDPEYLKRVKEELKAKGIE